One part of the Rhodococcus oxybenzonivorans genome encodes these proteins:
- a CDS encoding acetyl-CoA C-acetyltransferase, with product MPEAVIVSIARSPIGRAMKGSLKGMRPDDLAAQMVQAALDKVPALDPTDINDLILGCGLPGGEQGFNMGRNVAVQLGYDFIPGTTITRYCSSSLQTTRMALHAIKAGEGDVFISAGVETVSRFTAGSSDSLPDTQNPLYADAQARTEKLAQGGQQWVDPREEGLVPDTYIAMGQTAENVAQITGITREEQDRWAVRSQNRAEEAINSGFFEREITPVTLPDGTVVSKDDGPRAGTTYEAVSQLKPVFRPDGTVTAGNACPLNDGAAALVIMSDTKAKELGLTPLARIVSTGVSGLSPEIMGLGPIEATKRALAIAGMGISDIDLFEINEAFAVQVLGSARELGIDEDKLNVSGGAIALGHPFGMTGARITATLLNNLQSSDKQFGVETMCVGGGQGMAMVLERL from the coding sequence ATGCCCGAGGCCGTCATCGTTTCCATCGCCCGTTCCCCGATCGGTCGCGCCATGAAGGGGTCGCTCAAGGGCATGCGCCCGGACGACCTGGCCGCGCAGATGGTGCAGGCTGCCCTGGACAAGGTCCCCGCCCTCGACCCCACCGACATCAACGACCTGATCCTGGGTTGCGGGCTGCCCGGCGGTGAGCAGGGCTTCAACATGGGCCGCAACGTCGCCGTGCAGTTGGGCTACGACTTCATTCCCGGCACCACCATCACCCGCTACTGTTCCTCGTCGCTGCAGACCACCCGCATGGCATTGCACGCGATCAAGGCCGGTGAGGGTGATGTGTTCATTTCCGCCGGTGTGGAGACGGTGTCCCGGTTCACCGCGGGCAGCTCCGACTCGCTGCCCGACACCCAGAACCCGCTCTACGCCGACGCTCAGGCCCGCACCGAGAAGCTCGCCCAGGGCGGCCAGCAGTGGGTCGACCCCCGCGAGGAAGGGCTCGTCCCCGACACCTACATCGCGATGGGCCAGACCGCCGAGAACGTCGCCCAGATCACCGGCATCACCCGCGAGGAGCAGGACCGGTGGGCGGTGCGCTCGCAGAACCGCGCCGAGGAGGCCATCAACAGCGGCTTCTTCGAGCGGGAGATCACCCCGGTCACGCTGCCCGACGGCACCGTCGTGTCGAAGGACGACGGCCCCCGCGCCGGCACCACCTACGAGGCCGTGTCGCAGCTCAAGCCGGTGTTCCGGCCGGACGGCACCGTGACCGCCGGTAACGCGTGCCCGCTCAACGACGGCGCCGCCGCCCTGGTGATCATGTCCGACACCAAGGCCAAGGAGCTGGGGTTGACCCCGCTGGCGCGGATCGTGTCGACCGGGGTGTCCGGGCTCTCGCCGGAGATCATGGGGCTGGGCCCGATCGAGGCCACCAAGCGGGCCCTGGCCATCGCCGGGATGGGTATCTCCGACATCGACTTGTTCGAGATCAACGAGGCGTTCGCGGTGCAGGTCCTCGGGTCGGCGCGGGAACTCGGCATCGATGAGGACAAACTCAACGTCTCCGGCGGCGCCATCGCCCTCGGTCACCCGTTCGGCATGACCGGTGCCCGGATCACCGCGACCCTGCTGAACAACCTGCAGTCCAGCGACAAGCAGTTCGGTGTCGAAACCATGTGCGTCGGCGGTGGCCAGGGCATGGCCATGGTCCTCGAACGGCTGTAG
- a CDS encoding FadR/GntR family transcriptional regulator: MRTHEVVLQRIERDLSDGKLVVGGRLPAERALAEELGVGRSSVREAIRVLEAMGIVRTAVGSGPDSGAIVAADPAASIGVALRLHMATHTLPIRDVVQTRILLESWAVQEAAERASELDLQGLDALLDAMDDETLTPEAFHRLDADLHVAMAALAGNVLVEAMMVSLRESISGYVMQAVPQLDDWNEVAQNLRCEHRAIVNALRRGHGTKASTLVREHIEGFYGLIR, from the coding sequence GTGCGTACACACGAGGTAGTCCTGCAGCGGATCGAGCGGGATCTGTCGGACGGAAAACTGGTGGTCGGCGGCCGATTGCCCGCCGAACGTGCGCTCGCCGAAGAGCTCGGGGTCGGCCGCTCCTCCGTCCGGGAGGCCATCCGAGTGCTCGAAGCGATGGGCATCGTCCGCACGGCGGTGGGTTCGGGCCCGGACTCGGGGGCAATCGTGGCGGCAGATCCGGCCGCGTCCATCGGAGTGGCCCTGCGACTGCATATGGCGACGCACACGCTGCCGATCCGTGACGTCGTCCAGACTCGCATCCTGCTGGAGTCGTGGGCGGTGCAGGAGGCTGCCGAACGGGCGAGCGAACTCGACCTGCAGGGGCTCGATGCACTGCTTGACGCCATGGACGACGAAACCCTGACGCCGGAGGCCTTCCACCGGCTCGACGCCGATCTGCACGTCGCGATGGCCGCGCTCGCTGGCAACGTCCTCGTCGAGGCCATGATGGTCTCGCTCCGCGAATCGATTTCCGGCTACGTCATGCAGGCCGTCCCGCAGCTCGACGACTGGAACGAGGTCGCGCAGAACCTGCGCTGCGAGCATCGCGCCATCGTCAACGCCCTACGCCGCGGGCACGGCACCAAGGCGTCCACCCTCGTCCGCGAACACATCGAGGGGTTCTACGGGCTGATTCGATAG
- a CDS encoding (Fe-S)-binding protein: MKIALFATCLADALFPDCATATVRLLERLGHQVVFPPKQTCCGQMHVNTGYQAEALPLVRHHVEAFESESWDVAVAPSGSCVGSVRHQHAMVARRYGDESLASRAEDLAARTYELSELLVDVLGVTDVGAYYPHRVTYHPTCHSLRMLRVGDKPLQLLRAVRGMRLIELPAADSCCGFGGTFALKNSDTSTAMLADKMGNVLRTGAEVCSAGDSSCLMHIGGGLSRLRSGVRTVHLAEILASTEKIGSNA, translated from the coding sequence ATGAAGATCGCCTTGTTCGCCACATGCCTGGCGGATGCCCTGTTTCCCGACTGCGCCACCGCCACGGTCCGGCTGCTCGAACGCCTCGGCCACCAGGTGGTGTTTCCGCCGAAGCAGACGTGTTGCGGGCAGATGCACGTCAACACCGGTTACCAGGCGGAGGCGCTTCCGCTGGTCCGCCATCACGTCGAGGCGTTCGAGAGCGAATCCTGGGATGTGGCGGTCGCACCGTCCGGTTCGTGTGTCGGGTCCGTCCGTCATCAGCATGCAATGGTGGCGCGACGCTACGGTGACGAGTCCCTCGCCTCGCGTGCCGAGGATCTCGCTGCCCGCACCTACGAGCTGTCGGAGCTGCTGGTCGACGTTCTGGGTGTCACCGACGTCGGCGCCTACTACCCGCATCGCGTCACCTACCACCCCACCTGCCACTCGCTCCGGATGTTGCGGGTAGGCGATAAACCCCTGCAACTGCTCCGCGCGGTTCGCGGAATGAGGCTGATCGAACTTCCCGCCGCCGATTCCTGTTGCGGTTTCGGCGGAACCTTCGCCCTGAAAAATTCCGACACCTCGACGGCCATGCTCGCCGACAAGATGGGCAACGTGCTCCGCACCGGCGCCGAAGTGTGCAGCGCCGGCGACTCGTCCTGCCTGATGCACATCGGCGGCGGACTGTCCCGGCTACGCAGCGGAGTGCGCACCGTCCACCTCGCCGAGATTCTGGCGAGCACCGAGAAGATCGGGAGCAACGCATGA
- a CDS encoding amino acid ABC transporter ATP-binding protein, whose protein sequence is MAVSLTGTNLHLAFGTNKVLRGVDIHVDAGDTVTVIGPSGSGKSTLLRVLNRLHEPDQGDILIDGKSVLKDNPDTLRQQIGMVFQQFNLFPHKTVVDNIALGPRKLKGLSKEEARTLALEQLELVGLAHKADSRPGNLSGGQQQRVAIARALAMKPEVMFFDEATSALDPELVKGVLALMADLAKGGMTMVVVTHEMGFAREVSDTVLFMDHGAVVETGTPEQLFDKPQTERLQQFLSQVL, encoded by the coding sequence ATGGCCGTCTCTCTCACTGGCACCAACCTGCACCTCGCGTTCGGCACCAACAAGGTGCTCCGCGGCGTCGACATCCACGTCGACGCCGGGGACACCGTCACCGTGATCGGCCCGTCCGGTTCCGGAAAGTCCACCCTGCTCCGAGTGCTCAACCGGCTGCACGAACCGGATCAGGGCGATATTTTGATCGACGGCAAGTCGGTGCTGAAAGACAACCCGGACACGTTGCGGCAGCAGATCGGCATGGTGTTCCAGCAGTTCAACCTGTTCCCGCACAAGACCGTCGTCGACAACATCGCACTCGGCCCACGCAAGCTCAAGGGCCTGTCCAAGGAGGAGGCGCGGACGCTGGCGCTCGAACAGCTCGAGCTCGTCGGACTGGCGCACAAGGCCGATTCGCGGCCGGGCAACCTGTCGGGCGGTCAGCAACAGCGGGTCGCGATCGCCCGGGCGCTGGCCATGAAACCCGAGGTGATGTTCTTCGACGAGGCCACCTCCGCGCTCGACCCCGAACTGGTGAAGGGGGTCCTCGCGTTGATGGCCGACCTTGCCAAGGGCGGTATGACCATGGTCGTGGTCACCCACGAGATGGGCTTTGCCCGTGAGGTGTCGGACACGGTGCTGTTCATGGACCACGGTGCTGTGGTCGAGACCGGTACGCCGGAGCAGCTTTTCGACAAACCGCAGACCGAGAGACTGCAGCAGTTCCTGTCCCAGGTGCTGTAG
- a CDS encoding ABC transporter ATP-binding protein, with translation MATVTYDGATCLFPGSDKPAVDQLDLKIEDGEFLVLVGPSGCGKSTSLRMLAGLEDVHSGRILIGDRDVTGQEPKQRDIAMVFQNYALYPHMSVAENMGFALKLAGKPKADIRQRVEETAKLLDLEPYLDRKPKALSGGQRQRVAMGRAIVRQPQVFLMDEPLSNLDAKLRVQTRTQIAQLQRRLETTMVYVTHDQVEAMTMGDRVAVLKDGVLQQCASPRDLYSKPANVFVAGFMGSPSMNLFTLPITPDGVVLGDATIPLPRQLRSESSETQVVVGIRPEHLELSTTGIPMEVAVVEELGSDAYIYGRSTVNGETHQLVARADWRNPPRKGDLVKLHVDPAAVHLFSASEGYRLS, from the coding sequence ATGGCCACAGTGACCTATGACGGTGCCACCTGTTTGTTCCCCGGCTCGGACAAGCCGGCCGTCGATCAGCTCGATCTGAAGATCGAGGACGGTGAGTTCCTCGTGCTGGTCGGACCCTCCGGCTGCGGCAAGTCCACATCACTGCGCATGCTCGCGGGACTCGAAGACGTGCACAGTGGGCGAATCCTCATTGGCGACCGGGACGTCACCGGCCAGGAGCCGAAGCAGCGGGATATTGCGATGGTGTTCCAGAACTACGCCCTCTATCCGCACATGTCGGTGGCCGAGAACATGGGTTTCGCGCTGAAGCTCGCCGGGAAACCGAAGGCCGACATCAGGCAGCGCGTCGAGGAGACGGCCAAGCTGCTCGACCTCGAGCCGTACCTCGACCGCAAGCCCAAGGCGCTGTCCGGCGGTCAGCGTCAGCGGGTCGCGATGGGCCGTGCGATCGTCCGGCAACCTCAGGTGTTCCTGATGGACGAGCCGCTGTCGAACCTCGACGCCAAGCTCCGCGTGCAGACGCGGACGCAGATCGCGCAACTTCAGCGCCGCCTCGAGACCACGATGGTGTACGTGACCCACGACCAGGTCGAGGCGATGACGATGGGTGATCGGGTGGCTGTGCTCAAGGATGGGGTGCTGCAGCAGTGCGCTTCGCCGCGCGACCTCTACAGCAAGCCGGCCAACGTGTTCGTCGCCGGCTTCATGGGTTCGCCGTCGATGAATCTGTTCACCTTGCCGATCACTCCGGACGGGGTCGTGCTCGGCGACGCGACGATTCCCCTGCCCCGCCAACTGCGCTCGGAATCGTCCGAAACCCAGGTGGTGGTGGGCATCCGTCCCGAGCACCTCGAGCTGTCCACCACGGGCATCCCGATGGAGGTCGCGGTGGTCGAGGAGCTCGGATCCGACGCCTACATCTACGGTCGCAGCACCGTCAACGGCGAGACACACCAGCTGGTGGCACGCGCCGATTGGCGGAACCCCCCACGCAAGGGCGACCTGGTGAAACTGCACGTCGATCCCGCCGCGGTACACCTGTTCTCGGCGTCCGAGGGATACCGGCTGAGCTAG
- a CDS encoding DUF2786 domain-containing protein, translated as MSSDKMLTRIGGLLRQAESTDNPHEGEAFMAAAQRLATAASIDLAVARSHAAGKEKRATPAQRLITIGEPGKKGLRTYAQLFLVIAAANDVQCDIAQTSAVIYAYGFAGDIDVCEALYTSLLIQMVRASDAYIKSGEYRNETTMRTQVEQRGRRRVRTTVRRPVAGVTARLNFQLAYAARIGHRLADAKRDAEDEATSVPESSAETALVLRDKQLELKDYYSENSQARGTWRGARASAGHASGARRAGDRAARTARLSNSPELSTARKQIPS; from the coding sequence GTGAGTTCCGACAAGATGCTGACCCGCATCGGTGGGCTGCTCCGGCAGGCGGAATCCACCGACAACCCGCACGAGGGTGAAGCGTTCATGGCCGCGGCGCAGCGGCTCGCGACGGCCGCCTCCATCGACCTGGCCGTGGCCCGGTCACACGCTGCGGGCAAGGAGAAGCGGGCTACCCCTGCTCAACGCCTGATCACCATCGGGGAACCGGGCAAGAAGGGACTGCGCACCTACGCGCAGCTGTTTCTGGTTATCGCCGCCGCCAACGACGTCCAATGCGACATCGCACAGACGTCGGCCGTGATCTACGCCTACGGATTCGCCGGCGACATCGACGTGTGCGAGGCCCTGTACACGAGCCTGCTGATCCAGATGGTGAGGGCGTCCGACGCCTACATCAAATCGGGCGAGTACCGGAACGAGACGACGATGCGCACCCAGGTCGAGCAGCGCGGACGGCGTCGGGTCCGGACCACGGTGCGGCGACCGGTTGCGGGTGTGACCGCCCGGCTGAACTTTCAACTCGCCTACGCAGCACGCATCGGGCACCGCCTCGCCGACGCGAAGAGGGACGCCGAGGACGAGGCGACGTCCGTTCCGGAGTCGTCGGCGGAGACCGCGCTAGTGCTGCGCGACAAGCAGCTCGAGCTGAAGGACTACTACTCCGAGAACTCTCAGGCACGCGGGACGTGGCGTGGGGCGCGCGCGTCGGCGGGCCACGCGTCGGGCGCTCGCCGGGCCGGGGACCGGGCCGCACGGACGGCGCGATTGAGCAATTCGCCCGAGCTGTCGACCGCACGAAAACAGATTCCGTCGTGA
- a CDS encoding LLM class F420-dependent oxidoreductase, producing MTRSVRIGVQIQPQHAPDYGLIRDAVLRAEDAGVDIVFNWDHFYPLYGDPAGAHFECWTMLGAFAEQTERVEIGALVTCAGYRNPDLLADMARTVDHISGGRLILGIGSGWFERDYDEYGYDFGTKGSRLDLLAEYLPRITARFGKLEPAPTRHIPILIGGGGEKRTLPLVAQYGDIWHSFSDIETHARKSGILADRCADHGRNPDTIAHSTSWPGSDEAAAYVDAGVTLFTVGTSGPDFDLTELKEAIAWRDENTPPPLSGLA from the coding sequence ATGACCCGTTCAGTTCGAATCGGTGTCCAGATTCAGCCGCAGCACGCGCCCGACTACGGACTGATTCGCGACGCCGTTCTGCGGGCCGAAGACGCCGGCGTCGACATCGTCTTCAACTGGGACCACTTCTACCCGCTGTACGGCGACCCGGCCGGTGCCCACTTCGAATGCTGGACGATGCTCGGAGCATTCGCCGAACAGACGGAACGAGTGGAAATCGGCGCCCTCGTCACCTGCGCCGGCTACCGCAACCCGGACCTGCTCGCCGACATGGCCCGCACCGTCGACCACATCAGCGGGGGACGGCTGATCCTCGGGATCGGTTCCGGATGGTTCGAGCGCGACTACGACGAATACGGGTACGACTTCGGCACCAAGGGGTCGCGGCTGGACCTGCTGGCCGAGTACTTGCCGCGGATCACCGCCCGGTTCGGCAAGCTCGAACCCGCGCCCACGCGGCACATCCCGATCCTCATCGGGGGCGGCGGCGAGAAGAGGACACTGCCCCTCGTCGCACAATACGGCGACATCTGGCACAGCTTCAGCGACATCGAAACCCACGCGCGGAAGTCGGGCATCCTCGCCGACCGCTGCGCCGACCACGGTCGCAACCCCGACACCATTGCGCACTCCACGTCCTGGCCGGGCTCGGACGAAGCCGCCGCCTACGTCGACGCCGGGGTCACACTATTCACCGTCGGCACCAGCGGACCCGACTTCGACCTCACCGAACTGAAGGAAGCCATCGCGTGGCGGGACGAGAACACCCCGCCGCCGCTGTCCGGCCTCGCATAG
- a CDS encoding 1-phosphofructokinase family hexose kinase — protein sequence MSAVSAFVFAPSPLLTVTIEAAPDESTELHVHAGGQGVWIARMAATLGLDVTLCGVFGGETGGILQSLIEREGIKVRAISTAGENGSYVHDRRGGDRKPLAEVRPRVLSRHEVDDLFGGSLAEGITADVAVLGGPHENNVVPPEIYTRLVGDLRALKVPVVADLSGPTMTAALEGGLTVLKVSHEDLIEDGRAQSEKPEDLAEAMRALAAEGADHVVVSRAGDPAMALVDGDIWEVLIPPMNIVDHRGAGDSMTAGIAAALARGTSMNDALQFGAAAGAVNVTRRGLATGQPDLIAKMVENIRVRRMTEPKGQKQ from the coding sequence ATGAGCGCTGTGTCCGCCTTCGTATTCGCACCGTCGCCCTTGCTGACGGTGACGATCGAAGCTGCCCCGGACGAGAGCACCGAACTGCACGTGCACGCCGGTGGACAGGGGGTATGGATTGCCAGGATGGCGGCGACGCTCGGCCTCGACGTCACGTTGTGCGGGGTGTTCGGTGGGGAGACGGGGGGCATCCTCCAGTCCCTCATCGAGCGTGAAGGTATAAAGGTCCGCGCGATTTCCACGGCCGGTGAGAACGGGTCCTATGTTCACGACCGCCGTGGGGGTGATCGGAAGCCGCTGGCCGAGGTCCGCCCACGAGTCCTGTCTCGGCACGAGGTCGACGACCTGTTCGGCGGGTCGCTGGCCGAGGGAATCACAGCGGATGTCGCGGTGCTCGGCGGCCCACACGAGAACAATGTGGTGCCCCCGGAGATTTACACCCGGTTGGTGGGAGATCTTCGGGCGTTGAAGGTTCCGGTGGTTGCCGACCTGTCCGGTCCCACGATGACGGCGGCCCTCGAGGGTGGCCTGACTGTACTGAAGGTGAGCCATGAAGATCTCATCGAGGACGGGCGCGCACAGTCGGAGAAGCCGGAGGATCTCGCCGAAGCGATGCGTGCCCTTGCGGCGGAAGGAGCCGACCACGTCGTCGTCTCACGAGCAGGAGATCCGGCGATGGCCCTCGTCGACGGCGACATCTGGGAGGTGCTGATTCCGCCCATGAATATCGTCGACCACCGGGGTGCCGGAGACTCGATGACCGCCGGTATCGCCGCAGCCTTGGCCCGCGGCACATCGATGAACGACGCATTGCAGTTCGGCGCCGCAGCCGGCGCTGTGAACGTGACGCGCCGTGGTCTCGCGACGGGACAACCGGACCTGATCGCGAAGATGGTGGAGAACATTCGGGTGCGGCGGATGACCGAGCCGAAGGGGCAGAAGCAGTGA
- the surE gene encoding 5'/3'-nucleotidase SurE — MRALVTNDDGVDSHGISLLARLAFAAGLDVVVAAPHEERSGASASLTALESNGRLRMSRREFPDLPGVAVHAVEASPALISFVATSGAFGPPPDIVLSGINHGPNTGHAILHSGTVGAALTGATHGTLALAVSLATSNPRHWDTAEVVCRQALDWIVENGTAGTVLNVNAPDIPLDELKGLRPAPLAAFGAVQANVGEADDGFVTVTFAEIHADDNEDSEETDAGVLVRGWASATALRAPFEAVDVDISTLNWTR, encoded by the coding sequence GTGAGGGCTCTGGTCACCAATGACGACGGCGTGGACAGTCACGGTATTTCCCTGCTCGCCCGCCTGGCGTTCGCCGCCGGACTCGACGTGGTGGTCGCGGCACCGCACGAGGAGCGCAGTGGAGCGAGTGCGTCGCTGACCGCGTTGGAAAGCAACGGCCGGCTGCGGATGTCGAGGCGGGAATTCCCGGACCTTCCCGGGGTGGCGGTCCATGCGGTGGAAGCGTCCCCCGCGCTGATCAGTTTCGTGGCGACGAGCGGTGCGTTCGGGCCGCCACCGGACATCGTGCTGTCGGGAATCAATCACGGCCCCAACACTGGTCACGCGATTCTGCATTCGGGCACGGTCGGGGCGGCGCTGACGGGCGCCACGCACGGCACGCTGGCGTTGGCGGTGTCGCTGGCCACGTCGAACCCCAGGCATTGGGACACCGCCGAAGTCGTGTGCCGGCAGGCGTTGGACTGGATCGTCGAGAACGGCACCGCGGGCACGGTGCTGAATGTGAACGCACCGGACATTCCGCTCGACGAGTTGAAGGGGCTGCGCCCGGCCCCGCTCGCGGCATTCGGCGCCGTCCAGGCGAACGTCGGTGAAGCGGACGACGGGTTCGTGACCGTCACGTTCGCCGAAATTCACGCCGACGACAACGAGGATTCCGAGGAGACCGATGCCGGTGTCCTCGTGCGTGGTTGGGCGAGCGCGACCGCGCTCAGGGCACCTTTCGAGGCGGTCGACGTGGACATCAGCACGTTGAACTGGACACGCTGA
- a CDS encoding TIGR04338 family metallohydrolase has product MRRTRDTQRAAVYEAEALVRTMFDRADERGLRVVDVLGSQVTLPVERKFASIESVQDYVNRVLALNWVREMWARAATPIHVRTRAGSKAAHYESDCATMAVPEYRSGKAWAFRELVVLHEIAHHLDPSDPDDPSTAAHGPEYVDRYLTLVGEIIGPEAAFVLRAMLLAGGVRLS; this is encoded by the coding sequence GTGAGGCGCACCCGCGACACCCAGCGTGCTGCCGTCTATGAGGCGGAAGCGTTGGTGCGCACGATGTTCGATCGCGCCGACGAGCGTGGGCTGCGCGTCGTCGACGTGCTGGGGTCGCAGGTGACGCTGCCGGTGGAACGGAAATTCGCGTCCATCGAGTCGGTGCAGGACTACGTGAACCGGGTGCTCGCTCTCAACTGGGTGCGGGAGATGTGGGCGCGAGCCGCCACGCCGATCCATGTGCGCACGAGGGCGGGCAGCAAGGCCGCGCACTACGAAAGTGACTGCGCCACAATGGCCGTCCCCGAGTACCGCAGCGGCAAAGCCTGGGCATTCCGGGAACTGGTGGTACTGCACGAGATCGCACATCACCTGGACCCCTCCGACCCCGACGATCCGAGCACCGCGGCACACGGACCGGAGTACGTCGACCGCTACCTCACCTTGGTGGGTGAAATCATCGGCCCGGAAGCAGCGTTCGTCCTGCGGGCGATGCTGCTGGCGGGTGGTGTGCGGCTGAGTTGA
- a CDS encoding ABC transporter substrate-binding protein/permease — MFSSVGAKIRVVVALLLTALMALTLSSCSSDSSSSGAAPQDLCAPPGVGAATAAPTNLDASAGAGAEDRYTTPDVTPLNQIDTSKLNLITPGVLTVGTLSDAPPSICVNAENQFTGYDNELLKAVAAKLGLRVDFVGTEFAGLLAQVSGRRFDVGSSSITTTDERRNTVGFTNGYDFGYFSLVVPNGGPIKGFDDLNASTRIGVVQGTVQDDYVVNTLKLDPVKFPDYATAYANLKSGQIDAWVAPSQQAEGAIAPGDPTSIAQNTFSVNNFVGWAVAKENQPLIDALNSGLDATIEDGTWAELYSDWVPRELPEGWKPGSKAAPKPNLPDFAALAAENIETDAETPVNEPKSTLAQLKDTFFDWDLYARAFPDLLKTGLPNTLILALASGIVGTVLGMLLAMAGISRTRWLRWPARVYTDVFRGLPAVVIILIVGLGAGPVVRGLTGNNPYWLGAAALSLLASAYIGEIFRSGIQSVEPGQLEAARALGFSYRKSMTLVVIPQGVRRVLPALMNQFISLIKDSSLIYFLGLLVTQRELFAVGRDLNAQTGNLSPLVAAGLFYLAMTIPLTHLVNYIDHRLRTGRADTSGTLDPVEQSIVVERG; from the coding sequence ATGTTTTCTTCCGTGGGAGCGAAGATCCGTGTGGTGGTGGCATTGTTGCTGACCGCCCTGATGGCGCTGACCCTGTCGTCGTGTTCGAGCGACAGCAGTTCTTCGGGGGCGGCGCCACAGGATCTGTGTGCGCCACCGGGAGTCGGCGCCGCGACCGCTGCGCCCACCAACCTGGACGCATCGGCGGGCGCCGGCGCGGAAGATCGCTACACCACGCCCGATGTCACCCCGCTGAACCAGATCGATACGTCGAAGCTGAACCTCATCACCCCCGGCGTTCTGACAGTGGGCACGCTGTCGGACGCACCCCCGAGCATCTGCGTGAACGCCGAGAACCAGTTCACGGGATACGACAACGAACTCCTGAAGGCCGTCGCGGCGAAGCTCGGTCTGCGCGTCGACTTCGTCGGCACCGAATTCGCCGGACTCCTCGCGCAGGTGTCGGGGCGACGGTTCGACGTGGGATCGTCCTCGATCACGACGACGGACGAGCGGCGTAATACCGTCGGCTTCACCAACGGCTACGACTTCGGCTATTTCTCCCTCGTCGTCCCCAACGGCGGACCCATCAAGGGCTTTGACGACCTGAACGCGTCCACCCGCATCGGCGTCGTGCAGGGCACCGTGCAGGACGACTACGTCGTCAACACACTGAAGCTCGACCCGGTGAAGTTCCCCGACTACGCCACGGCGTACGCGAACCTGAAGTCGGGGCAGATCGACGCATGGGTGGCGCCGTCGCAGCAGGCGGAAGGTGCCATCGCGCCCGGGGATCCGACGTCGATCGCGCAGAACACGTTCAGCGTCAACAACTTCGTCGGGTGGGCTGTCGCGAAGGAGAACCAGCCTCTGATCGACGCGCTGAACTCCGGTCTCGACGCGACCATCGAGGACGGCACGTGGGCGGAACTGTATTCGGACTGGGTGCCTCGCGAACTGCCCGAGGGATGGAAGCCCGGCAGCAAGGCGGCGCCGAAGCCGAACCTGCCGGACTTCGCGGCGCTCGCCGCCGAGAACATCGAAACCGACGCCGAGACCCCGGTGAACGAACCGAAGTCGACACTGGCACAGCTGAAGGACACGTTCTTCGACTGGGACCTGTACGCGCGGGCATTCCCCGATCTACTGAAAACCGGCCTGCCGAACACCCTGATTCTCGCGTTGGCGTCCGGCATCGTCGGCACCGTGCTGGGCATGCTGCTCGCGATGGCCGGAATCTCCCGCACGCGGTGGCTGCGGTGGCCGGCTCGGGTCTACACCGACGTGTTCCGCGGGCTTCCCGCCGTGGTGATCATCCTCATCGTCGGGCTCGGTGCGGGACCGGTGGTGAGAGGCCTCACCGGAAACAACCCGTACTGGCTGGGGGCCGCCGCACTGTCGCTGCTGGCGTCCGCCTACATCGGTGAGATTTTCCGGTCAGGAATCCAGAGCGTCGAACCGGGGCAGCTCGAGGCCGCCCGGGCCCTGGGTTTCAGTTACCGCAAGTCGATGACGCTGGTGGTGATCCCCCAAGGTGTGCGGCGGGTGCTGCCCGCACTGATGAACCAGTTCATCTCCCTCATCAAGGACTCGTCGCTCATCTACTTCCTCGGCCTGCTCGTCACGCAGCGCGAATTGTTCGCCGTGGGACGCGATCTCAACGCGCAAACCGGAAACCTGTCGCCCCTCGTCGCGGCCGGCCTGTTCTATCTCGCCATGACGATTCCGCTGACACACCTCGTCAACTACATCGACCACCGTCTGCGCACCGGCCGCGCCGACACGTCCGGCACGCTCGATCCGGTGGAGCAGTCCATCGTCGTGGAAAGGGGATAA